A genomic window from Solanum stenotomum isolate F172 chromosome 10, ASM1918654v1, whole genome shotgun sequence includes:
- the LOC125842818 gene encoding uncharacterized protein LOC125842818, which translates to MKEQELLIHQSISKEPQKEVERHVPIPKVMQPLPKIPPPFPQRLKKKNEDEKFKKFFSVFKTLSINLPLVEVLLEMPGYAKFMKELVTKKRRLDFETIEVSHSCSAIMTKELIKKREDPKAFTIPCTIGMLKFAKALCYLGVSINLMPYAIYKQLGLGEPKAITMRLLMAEHSIKHPVGILYDILVKVDRFILPADLVILVCEINVKIPIILGRPFLATDRALVDVENGKLKFRVNEDEVTFNVCKSMKHPNDIHVVSTVDVIDEAVASVSHLKCMGEPLEVMLANYDEFEIKGYEEVVAVLSGLGGESSRKAINIRTTKPGIKSISPHLQYSFLGANNTLPVIITADLLEWQVKLLFEVLRRHIKAIGWTIADIVGIPPDICTHKIQLDSKCKPSVEHQRILNPPM; encoded by the exons ATGAAGGAGCAAGAGTTACTTATCCACCAAAGCATTTCCAAAGAACCACAAAAGGAAGTGGAACGACACGTTCCAATTCCAAAAGTAATGCAGCCTTTACCCAAAATACCTCCTCCATTCCCCCAGCgcttaaagaagaaaaatgaagatgagaagttcaagaagttctTTTCGGTGTTTAAGACATTATCAATTAATCTTCCCCTTGTGGAAGTATTGTTGGAAATGCCGGGATACGCCAAGTTCATGAAAGAGTTAGTCACAAAGAAAAGGAGATTGGATTTTGAAACAATTGAAGTTTCCCATAGTTGTAGTGCAATTATGACTAAGGAGctgataaaaaaaagagaagatccCAAGGCATTTACCATTCCTTGCACAATTGGCATGCTCAAATTCGCTAAAGCTTTATGCTATTTGGGGGTAAGCATCAACTTGATGCCCTATGCGATATACAAACAACTTGGTTTGGGTGAACCAAAAGCAATCACAATGAGACTCTTAATGGCTGAGCATTCAATCAAACATCCCGTGGGGATACTTTACGACATATTGGTGAAAGTTGATCGGTTCATTTTACCGGCTGATCTTGTCATTCTCGTTTGTGAAATAAATGTTAAGAttcccattattttgggaagaccattCTTAGCAACTGATAGAGCATTGGTGGATGTTGAAAATGGAAAATTGAAGTTTCGGGTGAACGAAGATGAAGTAACCTTCAATGTTTGTAAGTCAATGAAACACCCAAATGATATCCATGTGGTGTCCACCGTTGATGTTATTGATGAGGCGGTGGCTAGCGTGAGCCATTTGAAGTGCATGGGCGAACCTCTTGAAGTCATGCTTGCTAACTatgatgaatttgaaattaaaggGTATGAAGAGGTAGTAGCTGTTCTTTCAGGATTGGGAGG AGAGTCCTCTCGCAAAGCCATCAACATCAGAACCACCAAACCTGGAATTAAAAGCATTTCCCCTCATCTCCAGTATTCTTTCTTAGGGGCAAATAACACTCTACCGGTGATCATTACGGCTGACTTGCTTGAATGGCAGGTGAAATTGCTTTTTGAGGTGTTACGAAGGCATATCAAAGCTATAGGTTGGACCATTGCTGATATAGTGGGCATTCCTCCCGATATCTGTACTCACAAAATTCAGCTTGATAGTAAGTGTAAGCCGAGTGTTGAACATCAGCGGATTTTGAACCCACCAATGTAA